The following proteins come from a genomic window of Iamia sp. SCSIO 61187:
- a CDS encoding acyl-CoA dehydrogenase family protein has translation MDLTWSDDEEAFRAEARAWLQENLAAWRDRHDGRILSGDTAEGFAQHLDWERTLFDGGWAVVSWPEAHGGRAASRWEWLIFEEEYYRAGAPPRITQNGIFLLAPTVFEYGTAAQQDHILRRMARGDDLWCQGWSEPDAGSDLASLSSRARRDDERGGWVLDGQKTWTTRGAFCTHLFGLFRTDPDSERHRGLTYLLVPLDLDGITVRGFGRLDGDEGFAEVFLDGAFLPDDALPGGPVLGEVGAGWSVAMATTSSERGLTLRSPGRFTATADRLADLYRERGGRDPALRDRVVQAWMHAEAYRLQTLQTVTADADGHPAGARSSLVKLWWSELDVALHETALDILGPDAELDGPWTKGWQFALSGPIYAGTNEIQRNIAAERVLGLPRK, from the coding sequence GTGGACCTGACGTGGTCGGACGACGAAGAGGCGTTCCGGGCCGAGGCCCGCGCCTGGCTGCAGGAGAACCTGGCCGCCTGGCGCGACCGCCACGACGGCCGGATCCTCTCCGGGGACACCGCCGAGGGGTTCGCCCAGCACCTCGATTGGGAGCGGACCCTGTTCGACGGCGGCTGGGCCGTGGTGTCGTGGCCCGAGGCCCACGGCGGCCGGGCCGCCAGCCGCTGGGAGTGGCTGATCTTCGAGGAGGAGTACTACCGCGCCGGCGCCCCGCCCCGGATCACCCAGAACGGGATCTTCCTCCTCGCCCCGACCGTGTTCGAGTACGGGACCGCAGCCCAGCAGGACCACATCCTCCGGCGCATGGCCCGGGGCGACGACCTGTGGTGCCAGGGCTGGAGCGAGCCCGACGCCGGCAGCGACCTGGCCTCGCTCAGCTCCCGGGCCCGCCGCGACGACGAGCGCGGCGGGTGGGTCCTCGACGGCCAGAAGACGTGGACGACCCGCGGCGCCTTCTGCACCCACCTCTTCGGCCTCTTCCGCACCGACCCCGACAGCGAGCGGCATCGGGGCCTCACCTACCTCCTCGTGCCGCTCGACCTCGACGGGATCACGGTCCGGGGGTTCGGCCGCCTCGACGGTGACGAGGGCTTCGCCGAGGTCTTCCTCGACGGCGCCTTCCTCCCCGACGACGCCCTGCCCGGCGGCCCCGTGCTGGGCGAGGTCGGAGCCGGGTGGTCGGTCGCCATGGCCACCACCTCGTCGGAGCGGGGCCTCACGCTGCGCTCGCCGGGGCGCTTCACCGCCACCGCCGACCGTCTGGCCGACCTCTACCGCGAGCGCGGGGGCCGGGACCCGGCGCTGCGGGACCGGGTCGTGCAGGCCTGGATGCACGCCGAGGCCTACCGGCTCCAGACCCTGCAGACCGTCACGGCCGACGCCGACGGCCACCCGGCCGGGGCCCGTTCCAGCCTGGTGAAGCTGTGGTGGTCCGAGCTCGACGTGGCCCTCCACGAGACGGCGCTCGACATCCTCGGCCCCGACGCCGAGCTCGACGGCCCGTGGACCAAGGGCTGGCAGTTCGCCCTGTCGGGCCCGATCTACGCCGGCACCAACGAGATCCAACGCAACATCGCGGCCGAGCGCGTCCTCGGCCTGCCCCGGAAGTAG
- a CDS encoding MOSC domain-containing protein: MTGTPTGLVVDQLWRYPVKSMGGEQLAEAHVGPLGIDGDRTWGICDTSTGRVLTGRREPALLLAAARHLGPGQVEITLPDGSTPSSDADLSDWLGRPVALVASTDARVTFEVPDPDERDWAAYDAADGAWHDSPRARVSLVSHATVGGWDPRRFRSNVLLRGSGEEDHVGGTIGLGSTTLSVTKPLSRCVMVNRPLPGVEADRSILRTIIGDCGGTLAVGATIDQPGVVAVGDEVLSRAAGAPAGG, translated from the coding sequence ATGACGGGCACCCCGACCGGCCTGGTGGTCGACCAGCTGTGGCGCTACCCGGTGAAGTCCATGGGGGGTGAGCAGCTGGCCGAGGCCCACGTCGGGCCGCTCGGGATCGACGGTGACCGCACCTGGGGCATCTGCGACACCAGCACCGGCCGGGTCCTGACCGGTCGCCGGGAGCCGGCCCTCCTGCTCGCCGCCGCCCGTCACCTGGGTCCGGGACAGGTCGAGATCACCCTGCCCGACGGGTCCACGCCGTCGTCCGACGCCGACCTGTCGGACTGGTTGGGCCGCCCGGTCGCGCTGGTGGCGTCGACCGATGCCCGGGTCACCTTCGAGGTCCCCGACCCCGACGAGCGGGACTGGGCCGCCTACGACGCCGCCGACGGGGCGTGGCACGACTCACCCCGCGCCCGGGTGTCGCTCGTCTCGCACGCCACGGTGGGCGGGTGGGACCCGCGCCGGTTCCGCAGCAACGTCCTGCTGCGGGGGTCCGGCGAGGAGGACCACGTCGGCGGGACGATCGGCCTCGGCTCCACCACGCTCTCGGTCACCAAGCCCCTCAGCCGCTGCGTGATGGTCAACCGCCCGCTGCCGGGGGTGGAGGCCGATCGGTCGATCCTCCGCACGATCATCGGCGACTGCGGCGGCACCCTCGCCGTCGGGGCCACCATCGACCAGCCCGGCGTCGTGGCCGTGGGCGACGAGGTCCTCAGCCGGGCGGCAGGAGCCCCAGCCGGCGGGTGA
- a CDS encoding acyltransferase produces MSETRFQVLRRRLVNEAIQQGWRRVRKAGGIAPGTMAADRFGTFGDGSIVGFPTATLYGEKQMHIGEETLIGCWATLAAGYTPEQTTVPPRALVIGDRCVIGLRCGIVAHESIEIDDDVWFGQDVFITDANHGFDDLDIPIGQQLGPHQPVRIGSGSWIGHGAVILPGSQIGRHVIVAAGSVVRGEVPDYSVVGGVPAKVIRTRTRDDDRTRPDAHPELRPRGEYAFSRSKLTGR; encoded by the coding sequence GTGAGCGAGACCCGCTTCCAGGTGCTGCGCCGCCGGTTGGTGAACGAGGCCATCCAGCAGGGCTGGCGGCGGGTGCGCAAGGCGGGCGGCATCGCCCCCGGGACGATGGCGGCCGACCGCTTCGGCACCTTCGGCGACGGCAGCATCGTGGGCTTCCCCACCGCCACGCTCTACGGCGAGAAGCAGATGCACATCGGCGAGGAGACCCTCATCGGGTGCTGGGCGACGCTGGCCGCCGGGTACACGCCGGAGCAGACGACCGTGCCGCCCCGAGCCCTCGTCATCGGCGACCGCTGCGTGATCGGGCTGAGGTGCGGGATCGTCGCCCACGAGTCGATCGAGATCGACGACGACGTGTGGTTCGGCCAGGACGTGTTCATCACCGATGCCAACCACGGCTTCGACGACCTCGACATCCCGATCGGCCAGCAGCTCGGACCCCACCAGCCCGTCCGCATCGGTTCGGGGTCGTGGATCGGCCACGGCGCCGTGATCCTCCCCGGGTCCCAGATCGGCCGGCACGTCATCGTCGCCGCCGGGTCCGTCGTGCGGGGCGAGGTGCCCGACTACTCCGTCGTCGGCGGCGTGCCCGCCAAGGTCATCCGGACCCGCACCCGCGACGACGATCGCACCCGCCCCGACGCCCACCCGGAGCTCCGGCCCCGGGGCGAGTACGCCTTCAGCCGGAGCAAGCTCACCGGGCGGTAG
- a CDS encoding nitronate monooxygenase family protein has translation MTDVLATRACTLLGCRLPIVQTGMGWVSGANLTAATSAAGGFGILAAVTMDLAQLTRAIGAVKASTDAPFGVNLRPDQPDLDARVRLIADEGVRLASFAGAPSKDTIDRLHDAGILVMPTVGARRHAEKMLGWGVDAVIAQGGEGGGHTGPVPTTLLLPEVVDAVGAEIPVLAAGGFHDGRGLVVALAYGADGVAMGTRFLLSAESRVPDEVKQRYLAARVTDTVVTEALDGAPQRVIRTDLVDRLIRSSAVTRLPRAVRNALAFRRVTGTSVRDLATEGLAMRKSQDLTLAQLAMAANAPMLIKAALVDGDPDVGVLPTGQVTGLIDSTPPVAEILDQIEADARATLARLHG, from the coding sequence ATGACCGACGTCCTCGCCACCCGCGCCTGCACCCTCCTGGGCTGCCGCCTCCCGATCGTCCAGACCGGCATGGGCTGGGTGTCGGGCGCCAACCTCACCGCCGCCACCAGCGCCGCCGGGGGGTTCGGCATCCTGGCCGCCGTCACCATGGACCTGGCCCAGCTGACCCGGGCCATCGGGGCCGTGAAGGCGTCGACCGACGCCCCCTTCGGCGTCAACCTGCGGCCCGACCAGCCCGACCTCGACGCCCGCGTCCGGCTCATCGCCGACGAGGGCGTCCGGCTGGCCTCCTTCGCCGGCGCGCCGAGCAAGGACACCATCGACCGTCTGCACGACGCCGGGATCCTCGTGATGCCCACCGTCGGCGCCCGCCGCCACGCCGAGAAGATGCTCGGGTGGGGCGTCGACGCCGTGATCGCCCAGGGCGGGGAGGGCGGGGGCCACACCGGTCCCGTGCCCACGACCCTGCTGCTGCCCGAGGTGGTCGACGCCGTCGGGGCCGAGATCCCGGTGCTGGCCGCCGGTGGCTTCCACGACGGGCGGGGCCTGGTCGTGGCCCTGGCCTACGGGGCCGACGGCGTGGCCATGGGCACCCGCTTCCTGCTCAGCGCCGAGAGCCGGGTGCCCGACGAGGTCAAGCAGCGCTACCTCGCCGCCCGGGTCACCGACACCGTCGTCACCGAGGCGCTCGACGGCGCCCCCCAGCGGGTGATCCGCACCGACCTGGTCGACCGCCTCATCCGGTCGAGCGCGGTGACGCGCCTGCCCCGCGCCGTGCGCAACGCCCTCGCCTTCCGGCGGGTGACGGGCACGTCGGTGAGGGACCTGGCCACCGAGGGCCTGGCCATGCGCAAGAGCCAGGACCTCACCCTCGCCCAGCTGGCCATGGCGGCCAACGCCCCCATGCTGATCAAGGCCGCGCTGGTCGACGGCGACCCCGACGTCGGCGTCTTGCCCACGGGCCAGGTCACCGGGCTCATCGACAGCACGCCGCCGGTCGCCGAGATCCTCGACCAGATCGAGGCCGACGCCCGCGCCACCCTCGCCCGCCTCCACGGCTGA
- a CDS encoding PilZ domain-containing protein yields the protein MDSEKDRRLGTRHVLGPIAVRWRLDDGLVAPVDQDRADAGAGAERAGLLDLSVSGCRIMARASDDIAVGDWTMVSIRGRSGPVVVRRILPSRQEGFSQYGLEFLDPLSELTQLVHEEIALRKARGAGILAPEASSD from the coding sequence ATGGACAGCGAGAAGGACCGGCGGTTGGGCACCCGCCACGTGCTCGGGCCGATCGCCGTGCGCTGGCGGCTCGACGACGGGCTCGTGGCGCCCGTGGACCAGGACCGGGCCGACGCCGGCGCCGGCGCCGAGCGGGCCGGGCTCCTCGACCTGTCGGTGAGCGGCTGCCGGATCATGGCTCGCGCCAGCGACGACATCGCCGTCGGCGACTGGACGATGGTCTCGATCCGCGGCCGATCGGGGCCCGTGGTCGTGCGGCGCATCCTGCCGAGCCGGCAGGAGGGCTTCAGCCAGTACGGCCTCGAGTTCCTCGACCCCCTGTCGGAGCTGACCCAGCTGGTCCACGAGGAGATCGCCCTGCGCAAGGCCCGCGGCGCCGGCATCTTGGCCCCGGAGGCCTCCTCCGACTGA
- a CDS encoding acyl-CoA dehydrogenase family protein: MRFAFTDDQHDLRDAVRDLLAKECPPEVVRAAWPEGTDAHGARKGEGARADPSRVERVWAALAEMGVLGVAVPEEHGGLGLSELDWVLLAEETGYVALPHPFVETAAVAGPLLATAGDPDGVLASVLDGSRRAAVLPLGTRLVPWGDAVTLLLTLDVDPATGEWVARRVADGVARGDHRALADVVDAGRRTVQLEAWRAGDRLGAGGDAALAFDRGALGTAAQLVGLARRMIDLTVGYVGERRQFGVPIGSFQAVKHHLADAALQLEFAAPAVHRAAWSLATGAATTHRDVSMAKAMASDAARRAGRTALQCHGAIGYTTEYDLHLFLKRAEVLARTWGDPAWHRTRVADALAL, encoded by the coding sequence GTGCGCTTCGCCTTCACCGACGACCAGCACGACCTGCGCGACGCCGTGCGGGACCTCCTGGCCAAGGAGTGCCCGCCGGAGGTGGTCCGCGCCGCCTGGCCCGAGGGCACCGACGCCCACGGCGCCCGCAAGGGTGAGGGCGCCCGCGCCGATCCGTCCCGCGTCGAGCGGGTGTGGGCCGCGCTGGCCGAGATGGGCGTGCTCGGCGTGGCCGTGCCCGAGGAGCACGGGGGCCTGGGCCTGTCCGAGCTCGACTGGGTGCTCCTCGCCGAGGAGACGGGCTACGTGGCCCTGCCCCACCCCTTCGTCGAGACCGCGGCGGTGGCCGGACCGCTGCTCGCCACCGCCGGCGACCCCGACGGGGTGCTGGCCTCCGTGCTCGACGGCAGCCGCCGCGCCGCCGTGCTCCCGCTCGGCACCCGGTTGGTGCCGTGGGGCGATGCCGTCACGCTGCTCCTGACCCTGGACGTCGATCCGGCGACGGGGGAGTGGGTGGCGCGCCGGGTGGCGGACGGCGTCGCCCGCGGCGACCACCGGGCCCTGGCCGACGTCGTCGACGCCGGCCGACGGACCGTCCAGCTCGAGGCGTGGCGGGCCGGCGATCGCCTCGGCGCCGGCGGCGACGCCGCCCTGGCCTTCGACCGGGGGGCGCTGGGCACCGCCGCCCAGCTCGTCGGCCTGGCCCGCCGGATGATCGACCTCACCGTCGGCTACGTCGGCGAGCGCCGCCAGTTCGGCGTGCCCATCGGGTCGTTCCAGGCCGTCAAGCACCACCTCGCCGACGCCGCCCTGCAGCTCGAGTTCGCGGCACCGGCCGTGCACCGGGCGGCGTGGTCGCTGGCCACCGGCGCGGCGACGACCCACCGGGACGTCTCCATGGCCAAGGCCATGGCCTCCGACGCCGCCCGGCGGGCCGGCCGCACCGCCCTCCAGTGCCACGGGGCGATCGGCTACACCACCGAGTACGACCTCCACCTCTTCCTGAAGCGGGCCGAGGTCCTGGCCCGGACCTGGGGCGACCCCGCCTGGCACCGCACCCGCGTCGCCGACGCCCTCGCGTTGTAG
- a CDS encoding SDR family oxidoreductase, with translation MALTIDLSDQVALVTGGGRGVGRGITDRLRAAGATVAVAGRSVPDGLPGGVTFHAADVRDADAAAPLVASVLERHGRLDLLVNNAGGSPSVAAADASPRFSTRIIELNLLSALHLAHAARAALAEAGGSIVNVASLSGLRPSPGTAAYGAAKAGLVNLTQTLAMEWAPAMRVNAVSAGMVRTELFDEYYGGPEGAAAAEATVPMGRAATPAEVGDAVVFLASPLASYVTGANLAVHGGGEAIALHRVLGH, from the coding sequence GTGGCCCTGACCATCGACCTGTCCGACCAGGTGGCCCTCGTGACCGGCGGCGGGCGCGGGGTGGGCCGCGGGATCACCGATCGCCTGCGCGCCGCGGGGGCGACGGTCGCCGTCGCCGGCCGGAGCGTGCCGGACGGCCTCCCCGGCGGGGTGACCTTCCACGCCGCCGACGTGCGCGACGCCGATGCCGCCGCCCCGCTGGTCGCCTCGGTGCTCGAGCGGCACGGCCGCCTCGACCTGCTGGTGAACAACGCCGGCGGATCGCCCTCGGTGGCCGCCGCCGACGCCTCGCCCCGGTTCAGCACCCGCATCATCGAGCTGAACCTGCTGTCGGCGCTGCACCTGGCCCACGCCGCCCGGGCCGCGCTGGCCGAGGCCGGGGGGTCGATCGTGAACGTCGCCTCCCTGTCGGGGCTGCGCCCCTCGCCGGGGACGGCGGCCTACGGGGCGGCCAAGGCCGGCCTGGTGAACCTCACCCAGACGCTGGCCATGGAGTGGGCGCCGGCGATGCGGGTCAACGCCGTGTCGGCCGGGATGGTCCGCACCGAGCTGTTCGACGAGTACTACGGCGGCCCCGAGGGGGCGGCGGCGGCCGAGGCCACCGTGCCCATGGGGCGGGCGGCCACGCCGGCCGAGGTCGGTGACGCCGTCGTCTTCCTCGCCTCCCCCCTCGCCTCCTACGTCACCGGCGCCAACCTGGCCGTCCACGGCGGGGGCGAGGCCATCGCCCTCCACCGCGTCCTGGGCCACTGA
- a CDS encoding CoA-transferase subunit beta: MPEGTSDTATDVRRADVCAVAVADCFRGDGESLANPIGVIPMIGGRLARASFEPDLMMTDGEATLIANHAASVPAAERVVETFNPYRRMFDVVWSGRRHVMMGATQVDRYGNQNIAALGPDPQRPAVQLLGVRGAPGNTINDTTSYWVGRHGPKVFVEAVDVVCGIGYDRAAELGPEAARWHEIRRVVSNLGVFDFETDDHRMRIRSLHPGVTVAEVQEATGFELAVPDDVPTSRLPTPDELELLGTVIDPDGTRYREVPDPA; the protein is encoded by the coding sequence GTGCCTGAGGGAACGTCCGACACCGCCACCGACGTCCGGCGGGCTGACGTCTGCGCCGTCGCCGTCGCCGACTGCTTCCGCGGCGACGGCGAGAGCCTGGCCAACCCGATCGGGGTGATCCCCATGATCGGGGGACGGCTCGCCCGGGCCAGCTTCGAGCCCGATCTGATGATGACCGACGGCGAGGCGACCCTGATCGCCAACCACGCCGCGTCGGTGCCGGCCGCCGAGCGGGTCGTGGAGACGTTCAACCCCTATCGGCGCATGTTCGACGTGGTCTGGAGCGGGCGACGCCACGTGATGATGGGCGCCACCCAGGTCGACCGTTACGGCAACCAGAACATCGCCGCCCTCGGGCCCGATCCCCAGCGACCGGCGGTCCAGCTGCTCGGCGTCCGGGGCGCGCCGGGCAACACGATCAACGACACCACCAGCTACTGGGTCGGCCGCCACGGCCCGAAGGTGTTCGTCGAGGCCGTCGACGTCGTGTGCGGGATCGGCTACGACCGGGCCGCCGAGCTGGGCCCCGAGGCGGCCCGGTGGCACGAGATCCGCCGGGTCGTGTCGAACCTGGGCGTGTTCGACTTCGAGACCGACGACCACCGCATGCGGATCCGGTCGCTGCACCCCGGGGTCACCGTCGCCGAGGTCCAGGAGGCAACGGGCTTCGAGCTCGCCGTCCCCGACGACGTGCCGACCAGCCGGCTCCCCACCCCCGACGAGCTCGAGCTGCTCGGCACGGTGATCGACCCCGACGGCACCCGCTACCGCGAGGTCCCGGACCCGGCCTGA
- a CDS encoding CoA transferase subunit A: MTPDEVAGRLRSGMTVGIGGWGSRRKPMALIKAILRSDVTDLHVVTYGGPEVGILAAAGRMSRLTFPFVSPDVPNPMTGGSVPGLDPHFRAARQAGLLTCTELDEGMLLLGLQAAAWRVPFLPTRVGLGSDVLRLDPGLRTVRSPYPGPDGGEGEELVAQPAIALDAALVHVNVGDERGNAAFTGPDLYFDDLFLEAAAEGFVSVERVVATEDLVAEAGDVTRLRISRLFTTGVVEAPGGSDFTDCVPDRDRDDEAQSRWFATAKDPDARAAFLEEWARA; this comes from the coding sequence ATGACGCCCGACGAGGTCGCCGGCCGGCTGCGGTCGGGCATGACCGTCGGCATCGGTGGCTGGGGCAGCCGCCGCAAGCCCATGGCGCTGATCAAGGCCATCCTGCGCAGCGACGTCACCGACCTCCACGTGGTCACCTACGGAGGGCCCGAGGTCGGGATCCTCGCCGCCGCCGGGCGCATGAGCCGGCTGACCTTCCCGTTCGTGTCGCCCGACGTGCCCAACCCGATGACCGGCGGCAGCGTCCCCGGCCTCGACCCGCACTTCCGGGCCGCCCGCCAGGCCGGGCTGCTGACCTGCACCGAGCTGGACGAGGGGATGCTGCTCCTCGGGCTCCAGGCCGCGGCGTGGCGGGTGCCGTTCCTGCCCACCCGGGTCGGCCTCGGCTCCGACGTCCTCCGCCTCGACCCCGGCCTGCGCACCGTCCGCTCGCCCTACCCCGGTCCCGACGGCGGCGAGGGCGAGGAGCTGGTGGCCCAGCCCGCCATCGCCCTCGACGCCGCCCTGGTCCACGTCAACGTGGGCGACGAGCGGGGCAACGCCGCCTTCACCGGGCCCGACCTCTACTTCGACGACCTGTTCCTCGAGGCCGCGGCCGAGGGCTTCGTCAGCGTCGAGCGGGTCGTGGCGACCGAGGACCTCGTCGCCGAGGCCGGTGACGTCACCCGGCTGCGCATCAGCCGCCTGTTCACCACCGGCGTGGTCGAGGCCCCGGGCGGCAGCGACTTCACCGACTGCGTCCCCGACCGCGACCGCGACGACGAGGCGCAGTCCCGCTGGTTCGCCACCGCCAAGGACCCCGACGCCCGCGCCGCCTTCCTCGAGGAGTGGGCCCGTGCCTGA
- the rarD gene encoding EamA family transporter RarD, with translation MSTGPDHGDAPSAADRRTGILAGVGAYTLWGVFPLVFHQIREVLPAEVLMHRVAWSFVVVAGLLGLRRETRWWQVLRTATPMRTRLAAAAALITVNWLVYVWAVSEEHVVEAALGYYINPLITVALGVLVLREGLTRLQVVALGFAAAAVAVLTVAYGRVPWVALVLAFSFAGYGFLKKAVVLPATTSLAVETAILLPFALVGLVVVQVRGDAAFLHGSLGRDLLLVGLGVVTAVPLVLFGTAARRIPLTLLGLLQYLTPTFQLLCGVLVLDEDLPPERLAGFVLVWVALALLGVDAVRTSRRRDELVPVAEAV, from the coding sequence GTGAGCACCGGACCCGACCACGGCGACGCGCCGTCGGCGGCCGACCGGCGCACGGGGATCCTCGCCGGGGTGGGCGCCTACACGCTCTGGGGCGTCTTCCCCCTCGTGTTCCACCAGATCCGGGAGGTCCTCCCGGCCGAGGTCCTGATGCACCGGGTGGCGTGGTCGTTCGTCGTCGTCGCCGGGCTGCTCGGCCTGCGCCGGGAGACCCGGTGGTGGCAGGTGCTCCGCACGGCGACTCCCATGCGCACCCGCCTGGCCGCGGCGGCCGCGCTGATCACGGTGAACTGGCTCGTGTACGTGTGGGCCGTGAGCGAGGAGCACGTCGTGGAGGCGGCCCTCGGCTACTACATCAACCCGCTCATCACCGTGGCCCTGGGCGTCCTCGTGCTGCGGGAGGGCCTGACCCGACTCCAGGTGGTCGCCCTCGGGTTCGCGGCCGCGGCGGTCGCGGTGCTGACGGTCGCCTACGGCCGGGTCCCGTGGGTCGCCCTGGTGCTGGCGTTCTCCTTCGCCGGCTACGGCTTCCTCAAGAAGGCCGTCGTCCTGCCCGCCACCACCTCCCTGGCGGTCGAGACCGCGATCCTGCTGCCCTTCGCCCTCGTGGGCCTGGTCGTGGTGCAGGTGCGCGGCGACGCGGCCTTCCTGCACGGCTCGCTCGGCCGCGACCTCCTCCTCGTGGGGCTCGGCGTCGTGACCGCCGTCCCCCTGGTCCTCTTCGGCACCGCTGCCCGTCGGATCCCCCTCACCCTCCTCGGGCTCCTCCAGTACCTCACGCCGACGTTCCAGCTCCTGTGCGGCGTGCTCGTCCTCGACGAGGACCTCCCACCCGAGCGGCTGGCCGGGTTCGTCCTGGTGTGGGTGGCGCTGGCGCTGCTCGGCGTCGATGCGGTGCGGACCTCGCGCCGGCGCGACGAGCTGGTGCCGGTGGCCGAGGCCGTCTGA
- a CDS encoding enoyl-CoA hydratase family protein: MPTTHTVDDHGIAEVVMDNPPVNALTVAGWFDLADRLAALGRDPEVRVVVLRAEGRGFNAGVDIKEMQATEGFDALIGANKGCYAAFGAVYECEVPVIAAVNGYCLGGGIGLIGNADVIVAAEDATFGLPEVDRGALGAATHLSRLVPQHRARAMVYTAATITAAELASYGSVHAVVPPAELRAAAMGVAEQIAAKSPTVVRAAKASLNGIDLWDVHRSYRFEQGFTFELNLAGVADEHRDAFVAKRDTDVSK, encoded by the coding sequence ATGCCCACCACCCACACGGTCGACGACCACGGCATCGCCGAGGTGGTCATGGACAACCCGCCGGTCAACGCCCTGACCGTGGCCGGCTGGTTCGACCTGGCCGACCGCCTGGCCGCCCTCGGGCGCGACCCCGAGGTGCGGGTCGTGGTCCTCCGGGCCGAGGGCCGCGGCTTCAACGCCGGCGTCGACATCAAGGAGATGCAGGCCACGGAGGGCTTCGACGCCCTCATCGGCGCCAACAAGGGGTGCTACGCCGCCTTCGGGGCGGTCTACGAGTGCGAGGTCCCGGTGATCGCCGCCGTCAACGGGTACTGCCTGGGCGGGGGCATCGGCCTGATCGGCAACGCCGACGTCATCGTCGCCGCCGAGGACGCCACCTTCGGCCTGCCCGAGGTGGACCGCGGGGCGCTGGGCGCCGCCACCCACCTCTCCCGCCTCGTCCCCCAGCACCGGGCCCGGGCGATGGTGTACACCGCGGCCACGATCACCGCCGCCGAGCTGGCCTCGTACGGGTCGGTGCACGCCGTGGTCCCGCCGGCCGAGCTGCGGGCCGCGGCGATGGGGGTCGCCGAGCAGATCGCGGCCAAGTCCCCGACGGTCGTGCGGGCGGCCAAGGCGTCGCTCAACGGCATCGACCTGTGGGACGTCCACCGCTCCTACCGCTTCGAGCAGGGCTTCACCTTCGAGCTCAACCTGGCCGGGGTGGCCGACGAGCACCGGGACGCCTTCGTGGCCAAGCGGGACACGGACGTGAGCAAGTGA
- a CDS encoding GNAT family N-acetyltransferase encodes MGFSTRKRDRSTPGVPPPVTVRRLGPGDDAVLSHLAVANATFGTVDEREPLQPLTEAETVAFLADDRTATFVAFAGDEPVGFCYANELYRRHTALRHLCIYEVGVAERFRNQGIGAALLEAVGDHARSRGITRGFVITNASDTSAASLYASAGGIRTADDDVIFAFSWR; translated from the coding sequence GTGGGCTTCTCCACGCGCAAGCGCGACCGCTCGACGCCGGGCGTGCCCCCGCCGGTCACGGTGCGGCGGCTCGGACCCGGTGACGACGCCGTCCTCAGCCACCTCGCCGTCGCCAACGCCACCTTCGGCACGGTCGACGAGCGGGAGCCGCTCCAGCCCCTGACCGAGGCCGAGACGGTCGCCTTCCTGGCCGACGACCGCACCGCCACCTTCGTGGCCTTCGCCGGCGACGAGCCGGTGGGCTTCTGCTACGCGAACGAGCTCTACCGCCGGCACACCGCCCTGCGCCACCTGTGCATCTACGAGGTCGGCGTGGCCGAGCGGTTCCGCAACCAGGGGATCGGGGCCGCCCTCCTCGAGGCCGTGGGCGACCACGCCCGCAGCCGGGGCATCACCCGGGGGTTCGTCATCACCAACGCCTCGGACACCTCGGCGGCGAGCCTCTACGCCTCCGCCGGCGGCATCCGCACCGCCGACGACGACGTCATCTTCGCCTTCTCGTGGCGCTGA